In Aerococcus loyolae, a genomic segment contains:
- the ppc gene encoding phosphoenolpyruvate carboxylase has translation MVKEEVHVLKEILDDTTHKMVGDQVFEKIKELVTLSMEEDYEQLEHVVAQLSNEEMVVVSRYFSILPLLINISEDVDFAYEINYQNNTDQDYLGKLALTIDRVSQSDQAKEILEQVNVVPVLTAHPTQVQRKTILELTNQLHQLLRKYHDVKAGVVNRDKWYTDLRRYIEIIMQTDIIREKKLTVRNEITNVTAYYNHSLIRAITKLSRQYRHLAAQKGIMLDQAKPITMGMWIGGDRDGNPYVTAETLMLSATTQSEVILNYYLEKVYKLYRNFSLSTTLVDISPAMEALAAKSNDQSIYRENEPYRRAFHYIRAKLSQNLAEVKQGLKRDDQAPTPSYQNAEAFKADLLVIKDSLLANGEEALLTGDFNELLEAIDIFGFYLATIDMRQDSSVNEACVAELLRSAKIVDDYSALSEKDKVKVLLKELLEDPRPLSSAQSDKSELLEKELKIFQTARFLKDQLGDQVIKQHIISHTESVSDMFELAIMLKEVGLIDAKQARVQIVPLFETIEDLENAQGIMEEFLSYDLVKNWIKANKGYQEVMLGYSDSNKDGGYLSSVWTLYKVQQELTQLGESHGIKITFIHGRGGTVGRGGGPSYEAISSQPFGSIKDRIRLTEQGEIIENKYGNQDVAYYNLEMLVSAAINRIVPNSANKKADVEDFYQDMDAIVHYSNRVYRDLVFDTPEFYDYFFEATPIKEVSSLNIGSRPAARKTITEITGLRAIPWVFSWSQTRIMFPGWYGVGSAFKHFIDQKPGNLEKLQAMYKTWPFFHSLLSNVDMVLSKSNMNIAEQYAQLAESEAVRAVFTTIRDEWQLTKDILLAIENHDDFLATNPSLRASLDYRLPYFNVLNYIQIELIKRLRHNELDEDYEKLIHTTINGIATGLRNSG, from the coding sequence ATGGTCAAAGAAGAAGTCCATGTCTTAAAAGAGATTCTTGACGATACCACCCATAAAATGGTGGGGGACCAGGTCTTTGAGAAGATCAAGGAACTGGTTACCCTCTCCATGGAAGAAGATTACGAGCAACTGGAGCATGTGGTGGCCCAGCTCAGCAACGAAGAAATGGTGGTTGTTTCCCGCTATTTTTCGATTTTGCCCCTCTTGATTAATATTTCTGAAGATGTCGATTTCGCCTATGAAATCAACTATCAGAATAATACTGACCAAGATTATCTAGGCAAGCTGGCTTTAACCATTGACCGGGTCAGCCAAAGTGACCAAGCCAAGGAAATCCTAGAGCAGGTCAATGTGGTTCCTGTCCTCACAGCCCACCCCACCCAAGTCCAACGTAAGACGATTCTGGAATTGACCAATCAGCTCCACCAACTCCTGCGCAAATACCATGACGTCAAGGCTGGAGTGGTTAACCGCGACAAATGGTACACCGACCTGCGCCGCTATATTGAAATTATTATGCAGACGGATATCATCCGGGAAAAGAAACTCACCGTCCGTAACGAAATTACCAATGTGACGGCCTACTACAATCATTCCCTGATCCGGGCCATCACCAAGTTAAGCCGGCAATACCGCCACTTAGCCGCTCAAAAGGGAATCATGCTCGACCAAGCCAAGCCCATCACCATGGGCATGTGGATCGGAGGCGACCGGGACGGCAACCCTTACGTGACCGCTGAAACCCTGATGTTGTCAGCCACCACCCAAAGTGAAGTCATCCTCAACTATTACCTCGAAAAGGTCTATAAACTCTATCGCAACTTCTCCCTTTCTACCACGCTGGTAGATATTAGCCCAGCCATGGAAGCCCTGGCAGCTAAGTCTAATGACCAGTCGATTTACCGGGAGAATGAACCTTATCGTCGGGCCTTCCATTATATTAGGGCCAAACTCAGCCAGAATTTAGCTGAAGTCAAGCAGGGCCTAAAAAGAGATGATCAGGCGCCAACACCAAGCTACCAAAATGCGGAAGCCTTTAAGGCGGACCTCTTAGTGATTAAGGACTCCCTCCTAGCCAATGGTGAGGAAGCCCTCTTAACCGGAGACTTCAACGAATTATTAGAAGCTATCGATATTTTCGGCTTTTACCTGGCTACTATCGATATGCGCCAAGATTCCAGTGTCAATGAAGCTTGCGTGGCGGAATTATTACGGTCGGCCAAGATTGTCGATGACTACTCGGCCCTCTCTGAAAAGGATAAGGTCAAGGTGCTTCTCAAGGAATTACTCGAAGACCCTCGCCCCCTATCCTCCGCTCAGAGTGACAAATCCGAACTCTTAGAAAAAGAACTAAAAATCTTTCAAACGGCTCGTTTCTTGAAGGACCAACTGGGCGACCAAGTCATCAAGCAACATATCATCTCCCATACCGAGAGTGTCTCAGATATGTTCGAATTAGCCATCATGCTTAAAGAAGTCGGCCTCATTGACGCTAAACAAGCCCGGGTCCAAATCGTGCCTCTCTTTGAAACCATCGAAGACTTGGAAAATGCCCAAGGGATCATGGAAGAATTCCTTAGCTATGACCTAGTCAAAAACTGGATCAAGGCCAATAAGGGCTATCAAGAAGTTATGCTGGGCTACTCCGACTCTAACAAGGACGGGGGCTACCTGTCTTCGGTGTGGACCCTCTACAAGGTCCAACAAGAACTCACCCAATTAGGTGAAAGTCACGGAATTAAGATTACCTTTATCCATGGCCGGGGCGGAACCGTTGGTCGTGGGGGCGGTCCTTCCTATGAAGCGATCTCTTCTCAACCTTTCGGCTCTATCAAAGACCGGATCCGCCTAACCGAGCAAGGGGAAATTATTGAGAATAAGTACGGTAACCAAGACGTGGCCTACTACAACTTGGAAATGTTGGTGTCAGCTGCAATTAACCGGATTGTACCAAACTCAGCCAATAAGAAAGCAGACGTCGAGGACTTCTACCAAGACATGGACGCCATTGTCCACTACTCCAACCGGGTCTACCGGGACTTAGTCTTCGATACCCCTGAATTCTATGATTATTTCTTTGAAGCCACACCAATTAAGGAAGTATCGAGTCTAAATATCGGCTCTCGTCCTGCTGCCCGTAAGACCATCACAGAAATCACCGGACTCCGGGCCATTCCTTGGGTCTTCTCCTGGTCACAAACCCGGATCATGTTCCCTGGTTGGTATGGAGTCGGTTCAGCCTTCAAGCACTTTATCGACCAAAAGCCGGGCAATTTGGAAAAACTCCAAGCCATGTATAAAACTTGGCCCTTCTTCCATTCCCTACTTTCTAACGTCGACATGGTCCTCTCCAAGTCCAACATGAACATTGCCGAGCAGTATGCTCAATTGGCAGAAAGTGAAGCCGTCCGCGCCGTCTTTACCACCATCCGCGATGAGTGGCAATTAACCAAAGACATTCTCTTAGCCATTGAAAACCATGACGACTTTCTGGCTACCAACCCTTCCCTCAGGGCCAGCCTCGACTATCGTTTGCCTTACTTCAATGTCTTGAACTACATTCAAATTGAATTGATCAAACGTCTCCGTCATAATGAATTGGATGAAGATTACGAAAAACTCATCCATACCACCATTAACGGGATCGCAACCGGTTTACGTAACTCCGGTTGA
- a CDS encoding DUF1129 domain-containing protein codes for MFNQDKKADQAAQRQAQLEEFEAENKALYPQLTKRNKEFVFQFEKAVKDKDLRGRNKTEVLHEVLTTLVAKQGSGQTAQQLFGQPYQYAEALEKQPTAKELAPAPFWMHWVEGALFVGGLFSIIAGMSALLSNNQANSATAFGPAALLVNFVMGGLAMAVLNQYSPDMSQEKGKRGIGRYILLSVLVVGLWMLILVGALAVLPASWNAALPPFAYLAIGALAFLARWWFQGQLMGKN; via the coding sequence TTGTTTAATCAAGACAAAAAAGCTGACCAAGCAGCCCAACGTCAGGCCCAACTGGAAGAGTTTGAAGCTGAAAATAAGGCCCTCTATCCGCAACTCACCAAGCGCAATAAGGAATTTGTCTTCCAATTTGAAAAAGCCGTCAAAGATAAGGACTTACGCGGCCGCAATAAGACCGAAGTCCTCCATGAGGTTCTAACCACCTTGGTGGCTAAACAAGGCAGTGGCCAAACTGCCCAACAACTCTTTGGTCAACCCTACCAATACGCTGAAGCCTTGGAAAAACAACCCACCGCTAAGGAATTAGCGCCGGCGCCTTTCTGGATGCATTGGGTGGAAGGCGCCCTCTTTGTCGGGGGACTCTTCTCCATTATTGCCGGGATGTCAGCGCTCTTGTCCAATAACCAAGCCAATTCAGCGACCGCCTTTGGTCCGGCTGCCTTATTGGTGAACTTTGTCATGGGTGGCTTAGCTATGGCGGTCTTAAACCAATACAGCCCCGATATGAGTCAGGAAAAAGGGAAACGTGGCATCGGTCGCTATATCCTGCTCTCGGTTTTAGTGGTTGGTTTGTGGATGTTGATCCTAGTTGGCGCCCTGGCCGTCTTACCAGCTTCTTGGAACGCTGCCTTGCCGCCATTTGCTTACCTAGCGATTGGCGCCTTAGCCTTTTTAGCCCGTTGGTGGTTCCAAGGCCAATTGATGGGTAAGAATTAG
- the ychF gene encoding redox-regulated ATPase YchF, whose translation MPLTAGIVGLPNVGKSTLFNAITKSQVEAANYPFATIDPNVGVVEVPDQRLWKLSEIYQPKKTIPTTFEFTDIAGIVKGASKGEGLGNKFLANIREVDAICHVVRCFDDGNITHVSGGINPKDDIETINLELVLADLESVNKRYEKAVKMAKSKDHDAVTEANTLKKLKDALEAGKPARTVDFNEEEEAVAKQLFLLTMKPVLYVANVSEDDASEGNNDYVDQVRQLAQAEGSEVVVVSAKLEEDLATMDEEDRDMFLEDLGMDQSGLDVLIQQAYKLLGLATYFTAGEQEVRAWTFKKGMHAPQAAGIIHSDFERGFIRAETVHYDDLVAYGSIQACKEAGRYRSEGKDYEVQDGDVMLFRFNV comes from the coding sequence ATGCCTTTAACAGCAGGAATTGTGGGTTTGCCTAATGTGGGAAAATCTACCTTATTTAATGCCATTACCAAGTCTCAAGTGGAAGCAGCTAATTATCCTTTCGCAACTATTGATCCCAACGTGGGGGTTGTGGAAGTTCCCGACCAACGTTTGTGGAAGCTCAGTGAAATCTACCAACCCAAAAAGACCATCCCAACCACCTTTGAATTTACCGATATTGCCGGGATTGTGAAGGGAGCCAGCAAGGGGGAAGGTTTAGGGAACAAGTTCCTAGCCAATATTCGCGAAGTGGACGCCATTTGCCACGTGGTGCGTTGCTTTGATGACGGGAATATTACCCATGTCTCCGGTGGCATTAACCCAAAAGATGACATCGAAACCATTAACCTGGAATTGGTGCTCGCTGACTTGGAAAGTGTCAACAAACGCTATGAAAAAGCGGTAAAAATGGCTAAATCCAAAGACCATGATGCAGTGACCGAGGCCAATACCTTAAAGAAATTAAAGGACGCCCTAGAAGCCGGCAAACCCGCGCGGACGGTTGACTTCAACGAAGAAGAAGAGGCTGTAGCTAAGCAATTATTCTTATTAACCATGAAACCCGTTCTCTATGTAGCTAATGTCAGTGAAGACGATGCCAGTGAGGGCAACAATGACTATGTCGACCAAGTCCGCCAACTAGCTCAAGCAGAAGGCTCTGAAGTTGTGGTAGTCAGCGCCAAGCTTGAAGAAGACCTGGCGACTATGGATGAGGAAGACCGCGACATGTTCCTGGAAGACTTAGGCATGGACCAATCGGGTTTAGATGTCTTGATCCAACAGGCCTATAAATTATTGGGCTTGGCGACTTACTTTACTGCTGGTGAACAAGAAGTTCGGGCCTGGACCTTCAAGAAAGGCATGCATGCGCCTCAAGCAGCGGGGATTATCCACTCCGACTTTGAACGGGGCTTCATTCGTGCGGAAACCGTCCACTATGATGATTTGGTGGCATACGGGAGTATCCAAGCCTGCAAGGAAGCCGGCCGTTACCGTTCGGAAGGCAAGGACTATGAGGTCCAAGACGGCGATGTCATGCTCTTCCGCTTCAATGTTTAG
- a CDS encoding DUF951 domain-containing protein, protein MAEKNYDLNDIVEMKKPHPCKTNAWKLIRMGADIRMKCQGCGQSVMMPRREFEKKMKKVIGHDDQGK, encoded by the coding sequence ATGGCTGAAAAAAATTATGATTTAAATGATATTGTGGAAATGAAGAAGCCCCATCCTTGTAAGACCAATGCCTGGAAATTGATCCGCATGGGTGCTGATATCCGGATGAAGTGCCAAGGCTGTGGCCAATCGGTCATGATGCCACGCCGGGAATTTGAAAAGAAAATGAAAAAAGTTATTGGCCATGATGACCAAGGCAAATAG
- a CDS encoding ParB/RepB/Spo0J family partition protein, with amino-acid sequence MTNKKNRGLGKGIGALFPGDSFDNEATDLTQQAQAIDQEAQEAQASDSKQGESSQEQIQDIPLAEIRPNPYQPRTEFDATALQELADSIEEQGLLQPITLRKSAIKGYEIIAGERRFRAMKLAGYDSIPALVREMTDAQMIETAIIENLQREDLTPLEEAQAYRNLMDELNLTQAEAAKRLGKSRSHLANTLRLLDLNEDVKELLQNKQLSMGQARTLLGLKNKKDQSRLAKKVVDEGITVRHLEKMVQNLNEPVQPAPKVAKPTSEKPTYLLEGEEHLMDKFGTNVQIKPKGQAGKIEIEYLSQEDLTRILDILDIRFDD; translated from the coding sequence ATGACCAATAAGAAAAACCGTGGTCTGGGTAAGGGGATCGGGGCGCTCTTTCCCGGGGATTCCTTCGATAATGAAGCGACCGACCTGACCCAACAGGCCCAAGCCATTGATCAAGAAGCCCAAGAGGCTCAAGCAAGTGACAGCAAGCAGGGAGAAAGTAGTCAGGAACAAATCCAAGACATCCCCCTTGCTGAAATCCGTCCCAACCCCTACCAACCGCGGACTGAATTTGATGCGACTGCCCTCCAGGAACTGGCGGATTCCATTGAGGAACAGGGGCTCTTACAACCGATTACCCTGAGGAAGTCAGCCATCAAGGGCTATGAAATTATTGCCGGGGAACGGCGCTTCCGGGCCATGAAACTAGCGGGCTACGATTCAATCCCTGCTTTGGTCCGGGAAATGACCGATGCCCAAATGATCGAGACCGCCATCATTGAAAACTTGCAACGGGAAGACCTGACTCCCCTAGAAGAGGCCCAAGCCTACCGGAATTTAATGGATGAACTCAATCTCACCCAGGCTGAGGCTGCCAAACGTTTAGGCAAGAGCCGGTCGCACCTGGCTAATACCTTGAGACTTCTCGATTTAAATGAAGATGTTAAGGAACTCTTACAAAATAAGCAACTCTCCATGGGTCAAGCTCGGACCTTACTGGGCTTAAAAAATAAGAAAGACCAAAGCCGTTTAGCCAAGAAAGTAGTGGACGAAGGCATTACCGTCCGTCACTTGGAGAAAATGGTCCAAAATCTCAATGAACCGGTCCAACCCGCCCCTAAAGTGGCTAAGCCAACCTCTGAAAAACCGACCTACTTATTAGAGGGGGAGGAGCACCTCATGGATAAGTTTGGCACCAATGTGCAAATTAAACCCAAGGGCCAAGCCGGCAAGATTGAAATTGAATACCTTTCCCAAGAAGACCTCACCCGGATCTTGGATATCTTAGACATTCGTTTTGATGATTGA
- a CDS encoding ParA family protein, whose product MGKVIAIANQKGGVGKTTTAVNLAAALAYSDKQVLLVDSDAQGNATSGLGISKAEVESDIYDVLVNDVDMATTIQQSSRENLVLVPATIQLAGAEVELTNLPHREARMKQAIDGVKENYDYVIIDCPPSLGHLTINAFTAADSILIPVQSEYYALEGLSQLLNTIQLVQKHFNPHLKIEGVLMTMFDSRTNLANEVVEEVRKYFGDKVYHTLIPRNVRLSEAPSYGQSIIDYDMSSKGAQVYLQLAKEVLANDQ is encoded by the coding sequence ATGGGGAAGGTCATTGCCATAGCCAATCAAAAGGGTGGCGTCGGTAAAACGACAACAGCAGTCAATCTAGCGGCTGCCCTGGCTTATTCAGACAAACAAGTGCTCTTAGTCGATAGTGATGCCCAGGGAAATGCGACCAGTGGTTTAGGCATCTCTAAAGCAGAAGTCGAAAGCGATATTTATGACGTTTTAGTCAATGATGTGGATATGGCGACTACCATCCAGCAATCCTCCAGGGAAAACCTGGTCCTGGTACCGGCTACCATCCAGTTAGCGGGGGCAGAAGTGGAACTGACCAACCTCCCTCACCGGGAAGCGCGGATGAAGCAAGCCATTGATGGGGTCAAGGAAAATTATGACTATGTCATTATTGATTGCCCACCATCCTTAGGCCATCTGACCATTAATGCCTTTACTGCAGCCGATTCGATCTTGATTCCGGTACAGAGTGAGTACTATGCCTTAGAAGGCTTGAGTCAGTTACTCAATACCATCCAACTGGTTCAAAAACACTTTAACCCCCACCTAAAAATTGAAGGGGTCTTGATGACCATGTTCGACTCGCGGACCAATCTAGCCAATGAAGTGGTCGAAGAAGTCCGTAAATACTTTGGCGACAAGGTCTATCATACCTTGATCCCCCGTAATGTGCGTTTGTCGGAAGCGCCCTCCTATGGCCAATCGATTATTGATTACGATATGAGTTCCAAAGGGGCGCAAGTTTATCTCCAATTGGCAAAGGAAGTGCTCGCAAATGACCAATAA
- a CDS encoding putative polysaccharide biosynthesis protein — translation MPQNKKDLEAIKQEERAKAKLNEGSAWMSISSMVSRIIGVLYIIPWMRWIGDPHTGTQANALYSIGYNYYLIFLSVAIAGVPAAISKQMTNYMARGEYGTSRRLFKSGTILMTITGLVCALLLYLAAPALSQNLPAAREEDVVLVIRSLVPALAVIPLLSILRGGFQAYLEMKQSAISQVTEQIARVAYMLVAVYVIRQLLGGSVAAAVGHSTFAAFIGAVVAIITLVFYYLKDRQRYQLPEGYVDTNTVSTKSLLFEIVRVAIPFVITGSIIEVINLIDMNTYMPIMQEVSDLAHDQLVYQYGVFNANARRVIQIILSFATAIASTSVPVVTDTYIRELTQYQRAKLTQRVRASFTKTREVILHTLNLFSLVMLPASLGMALVAGPVYQLLYGIYDPLGEWYLQISSVMAIPMGLFSILVMMLQAMDKQKAAMIGIVLGVAMKLIVQFPLLAVFGSEGAMYASILAFAYMCIYYLLVIRSQVQLGIKSILSRLSGALKASGLMLVVDGLLLIFFKVVIGEPNRLGALVELLVLASVGAIIYLAAIAKGRQLDVIIGQGRAQALRNFFHIG, via the coding sequence ATGCCACAAAATAAAAAAGACCTGGAAGCCATCAAGCAGGAAGAACGCGCAAAAGCTAAACTCAATGAAGGATCGGCCTGGATGTCTATATCCAGTATGGTCTCACGGATTATCGGGGTCCTCTATATTATTCCTTGGATGCGTTGGATTGGTGACCCCCATACCGGGACCCAGGCCAATGCCTTGTATAGTATTGGTTACAATTATTATTTGATTTTCTTATCGGTTGCCATTGCCGGGGTGCCTGCGGCGATTTCTAAGCAGATGACTAACTACATGGCCCGGGGAGAGTATGGAACTAGTCGGCGGCTTTTTAAGAGTGGGACGATTTTGATGACCATCACAGGCTTGGTCTGTGCCCTACTGCTCTATCTAGCTGCCCCGGCTTTGTCACAAAACCTGCCGGCAGCTCGGGAAGAAGATGTGGTCTTAGTGATTCGGTCTCTGGTTCCAGCTCTTGCGGTGATTCCCCTCCTATCGATTCTTAGAGGGGGCTTTCAAGCCTATCTCGAGATGAAACAGAGCGCCATTTCCCAGGTTACTGAGCAGATCGCCCGGGTGGCTTATATGTTGGTGGCGGTTTATGTAATCCGTCAATTATTAGGCGGTTCGGTGGCAGCGGCCGTGGGACACTCTACCTTTGCTGCCTTTATTGGGGCAGTGGTGGCGATTATTACCTTGGTTTTCTATTACCTCAAGGATCGCCAACGCTACCAGCTGCCTGAAGGCTATGTGGATACCAATACAGTCTCCACCAAAAGTCTCCTATTCGAGATTGTGCGAGTGGCCATTCCCTTTGTGATTACCGGTTCAATTATTGAAGTTATTAATCTGATTGATATGAACACCTACATGCCGATTATGCAAGAGGTGAGTGACTTGGCCCATGACCAGCTGGTCTATCAATATGGGGTCTTTAACGCTAATGCCAGACGGGTGATTCAGATTATTCTCTCCTTTGCGACAGCCATTGCTTCGACTTCGGTCCCTGTGGTGACGGATACCTATATCCGGGAATTGACCCAGTATCAACGAGCAAAACTGACCCAACGTGTTCGGGCAAGTTTCACTAAGACTCGGGAAGTGATTCTCCATACTTTGAATCTCTTTAGCTTGGTCATGTTGCCGGCATCACTAGGAATGGCGCTTGTGGCTGGGCCGGTTTACCAACTCCTCTATGGAATTTATGATCCCCTGGGTGAATGGTACTTACAGATTTCTTCCGTGATGGCGATTCCCATGGGACTTTTCTCCATCTTGGTGATGATGCTACAAGCGATGGACAAACAGAAAGCGGCCATGATTGGTATTGTGCTGGGGGTAGCGATGAAGTTGATCGTTCAATTCCCACTCTTAGCAGTCTTTGGCAGTGAGGGAGCGATGTATGCTTCTATCCTGGCCTTCGCTTACATGTGTATTTATTACTTGCTCGTCATCCGCTCCCAAGTCCAACTCGGCATCAAGTCCATTTTAAGTCGTTTATCGGGAGCCTTGAAGGCCAGCGGGCTGATGTTAGTTGTTGATGGGCTCTTACTGATCTTCTTCAAGGTCGTTATTGGTGAGCCAAATCGCCTGGGTGCCCTGGTAGAATTACTGGTACTCGCTAGTGTGGGGGCAATCATTTATCTAGCTGCTATTGCTAAGGGCCGGCAACTGGACGTCATTATCGGCCAAGGTCGGGCCCAAGCCTTGCGAAACTTCTTTCATATTGGTTAG
- a CDS encoding peptidoglycan bridge formation glycyltransferase FemA/FemB family protein, translating to MLFTEISAQALEDYQASHPHRHFFTQGADYQRLATSNQTTSKILAAVEGEEILAYAIFIYYPYKKFFYKVTTQFGPIMDYSNQDLVAFYFEHLKNYFKKNWRVLCLRVNPFLNERYFSDVDFIKANPQAENVDQILQAKGYDKTDHDLFDDPTLATRCVFSKDLTGLTQDNLLKNVSQIARYTINRTIKEGVQVRPLAIDDASDCQILDAINQETSERIGFELRDAQYFKNLKNVLKDDLILALAYIDCDYFVSQTHATIEKLKADRQELEEKLAQGKVNRKKTNNKIKELNENIGIWENKIDKIQKLKAEEGNIVNLACASFIQSGEDFIYFSSGAFSKFTRFEGSSAILYHMLLEAIRQDFKYFNFYGTSSDFSEEGPDYGVLQFKRSFNGNIEWFMANYELRNALGKIVNW from the coding sequence ATGCTATTTACAGAAATTTCAGCCCAAGCCCTTGAAGACTACCAAGCAAGCCATCCCCACCGTCACTTTTTCACCCAGGGAGCGGACTATCAACGCCTGGCCACCAGCAACCAAACCACTTCCAAAATCCTGGCCGCAGTCGAAGGCGAAGAGATTCTCGCTTATGCCATCTTCATCTACTATCCCTACAAAAAATTTTTCTATAAGGTGACGACTCAATTCGGCCCGATTATGGATTATAGTAACCAAGACTTGGTCGCTTTCTACTTTGAACACTTAAAAAATTACTTTAAGAAGAATTGGCGGGTCCTCTGCCTGCGAGTGAATCCTTTCTTGAATGAGCGTTATTTCTCTGATGTCGATTTCATCAAAGCAAATCCCCAAGCCGAAAACGTTGATCAGATCCTACAAGCAAAAGGCTATGACAAGACCGACCACGATCTCTTCGATGATCCTACCCTAGCTACCCGTTGTGTCTTTAGCAAAGACTTGACCGGTCTCACACAGGATAATCTCTTGAAGAATGTCTCCCAAATCGCCCGCTACACCATCAATCGCACCATCAAAGAAGGCGTCCAAGTCAGGCCCTTAGCGATTGACGACGCGAGCGACTGCCAAATCCTCGATGCCATTAACCAAGAAACCTCCGAACGGATTGGTTTTGAACTCAGAGACGCTCAGTACTTTAAAAATCTCAAAAACGTCTTAAAAGATGACCTGATTCTCGCCCTGGCCTATATTGATTGTGACTACTTCGTCAGTCAGACCCATGCAACCATCGAGAAGCTCAAAGCAGACCGCCAAGAATTAGAAGAAAAGCTGGCCCAGGGCAAGGTCAACCGTAAAAAGACCAATAACAAAATCAAAGAACTCAATGAAAATATCGGTATTTGGGAAAATAAAATTGACAAAATACAAAAATTAAAGGCAGAAGAAGGTAATATCGTCAACTTGGCCTGTGCCAGCTTCATCCAGTCAGGAGAAGACTTTATTTATTTCTCTAGTGGTGCTTTCAGCAAGTTTACCCGTTTTGAAGGCAGCTCGGCCATACTCTACCACATGCTCCTAGAAGCCATTCGTCAGGACTTTAAGTACTTTAATTTCTACGGCACCAGTTCCGACTTCTCTGAAGAGGGCCCCGACTATGGCGTCCTCCAGTTCAAGCGTAGCTTCAACGGGAATATTGAATGGTTCATGGCCAACTACGAATTACGAAACGCCCTAGGTAAGATTGTTAACTGGTAA
- the pepT gene encoding peptidase T: MSESLSQRFIRYAKVNTRSDMYSETFPSTKSQLDFLEMIAGELEALGLSQVDFDRQRACVTATLEANTNADLPVIGFIAHVDTADFNAENIQPQVHENYDGEDLVLNEAEGIVMEVAEFPFLKDYVGQTLITSDGTTLLGADDKAGMVGIIGAMEYLLDHPEIEHGKVRIAFVVDEEIGLLGAYRFDVEGFGADFAYTPDSGRVGKIEGETFNAAQVEVWIEGKSVHPGSSKGNAINPLHLAAQIVNDLPKGQVPEETEGYEGYFMLTQQSGDLGQVHQVFIIRDHDQEKFQARKEIFAQVVDQINRQYKRPRIRYEMSDQYQNIKEVLDQHPYVMERALKAYRDCGIAPDIQPFRGGMDGCVFNFKGLPTANIFTGGENLHGQYEFVSVEGLQALRDVIVAIIRG; the protein is encoded by the coding sequence ATGAGTGAGAGTTTAAGTCAGCGTTTTATCCGTTATGCTAAGGTCAATACCCGTTCGGATATGTATAGTGAGACCTTTCCCAGCACTAAAAGTCAGTTGGACTTCTTAGAAATGATTGCTGGGGAACTGGAAGCATTGGGACTGAGTCAGGTCGATTTTGACCGCCAGCGGGCCTGTGTAACGGCCACTTTGGAGGCCAATACCAATGCCGACTTACCGGTGATTGGCTTCATTGCCCACGTGGACACGGCGGATTTTAATGCGGAAAATATCCAGCCCCAGGTTCATGAAAATTATGATGGGGAGGATTTGGTCTTAAATGAGGCGGAAGGAATTGTTATGGAAGTGGCTGAATTTCCCTTCCTCAAGGATTATGTCGGCCAGACTCTAATCACTAGTGATGGCACCACCTTGCTTGGGGCCGACGACAAGGCCGGCATGGTGGGGATTATTGGCGCCATGGAGTATCTTTTAGACCATCCCGAAATCGAGCATGGCAAGGTGCGGATCGCCTTTGTGGTGGATGAAGAGATTGGTTTATTGGGCGCTTACCGCTTTGACGTGGAGGGCTTTGGGGCAGACTTTGCCTATACGCCTGACTCGGGTCGGGTCGGTAAGATTGAAGGGGAAACCTTTAACGCGGCCCAGGTGGAAGTCTGGATTGAAGGCAAGAGTGTCCATCCCGGCTCTTCCAAGGGCAATGCCATTAACCCCTTGCACTTAGCTGCCCAAATCGTTAATGACTTGCCTAAGGGTCAGGTACCCGAAGAGACGGAGGGCTATGAGGGTTATTTCATGCTCACCCAGCAAAGTGGGGACCTCGGCCAAGTCCACCAAGTCTTTATTATCCGCGACCACGACCAGGAGAAATTCCAAGCCCGTAAGGAAATATTTGCCCAGGTAGTGGATCAGATTAACCGCCAGTACAAGCGGCCTCGGATCCGTTATGAAATGTCTGACCAGTACCAGAACATTAAAGAAGTGCTCGACCAGCACCCTTATGTGATGGAACGGGCCCTAAAAGCCTACCGGGACTGTGGGATTGCGCCTGATATCCAACCCTTCCGTGGCGGCATGGATGGTTGTGTCTTCAACTTCAAGGGCCTACCTACCGCTAATATCTTTACTGGCGGGGAAAACCTCCACGGCCAATATGAATTCGTCAGCGTTGAAGGTCTCCAAGCCTTGCGAGACGTTATTGTCGCTATTATTAGAGGCTAA